From the genome of Mixophyes fleayi isolate aMixFle1 chromosome 2, aMixFle1.hap1, whole genome shotgun sequence, one region includes:
- the MZT1 gene encoding mitotic-spindle organizing protein 1 isoform X2 codes for MASVPVSSVSAMRETMDVLLEISRLLNTGLDMETLSICVRLCEQGINPEALSSVIKELRRATETLKASENLAS; via the exons ATGGCGAGCGTACCGGTCAGTAGTGTCAGCGCTATGCGGGAGACCATGGACG TGTTGCTTGAAATTTCAAGACTCTTGAATACCGGTTTGGATATGGAGACTCTGTCCATATGTGTGAGACTTTGTGAGCAAGGAATTAATCCAGAGGCTTTGTCTTCCGTTATAAAAGAACTGCGTAGAGCAACAGAGACTTTGAAG